From the Lactobacillus johnsonii genome, the window TTTTTTCAATAAATAATTCGTACTTTGTGAAATTTTGCTGCTTTTTTGTGGATAAGATGTGGATAATGATATCATTTAAGGAACAATATTTCCATAAAAATAAATCGTATTTTACCTCTTGCATTTTTTAGATGTCCCCTTGGAATCTGTTTTACCAACATACAAGATAGAGAAAGGCGAACAATAAAAAAACACTACATCTTGTGCAGTGTTTTTCAAAAAATTACAAATTGTCGCCACGTTCAAATTGAAATTTAGAAGAATTTAGTGCTTGTCTCGTCAAATCACTTATTAATTTCTTAGTTTCATTAGTAATATATGCAGCCGTTTCAGCATTAGCAGCAGTTAAGTATTTAGTTTGTTCTTTTCCAGACAATCCTCCTGCTTTCTCATCGGTTGCTGAGATACGGCTAACCGCATAACTTTGACATTCATCTCTAAAGTTCTCAACCTGGTAAATAAACTGATGATATCTTGGCTCTACCAAAACTTGTAAACTCTTATACAACCAATATGCACTAGATTCTGGAGTAACCATATGACTAGCCGTTTGATAATTTAATGGTGTGTCATCAATATTGGTATAGAAAGGTACATAAGGACTATAAGCATAAAAACCAAAGTTTATCCATTGAATACCTGCTATTTTTTTAGGAACATCATTTCTAATTTGAAGAATACAACTAGATTGATTTCTATCCAAAGCAATTGATCTAAACATTTTTTGCTTCTTATCATCCCCTGAAGCAAACGATCCCATTGGGTCATATTCAGTACCGTTATAGTGACTAGACAAGAAAAATTCTACATCCTCAACGCCAATTTTCTTTTCTGGCTTTCTAATAAATGGCATTTCTTGACTTAATGGGTCTTGCTCAACACTTGGATTAAAAAGCTTTTGTCCATACCAAGTTCTTGGGGTGTTATAGTAACTATCTGCTTCTGCTTTAGTACCAAAAATATCTCTAAAACTCCACTTACCATCAGTACTTGGATTTAAGTGATTTTTTTCTACAAAATCACGAATAGTTGGTGCATACATAAAATTATCATGATCATCAAAATCAATATCTTGAATCACCATTATATTAGGACAAATTGCATAGGAATCTTCGGGAATTCTTTGTGCTACCCATTGATGACCAGCGCCAGTTTCAAAATACCAAACTTCATCGTGGTCAGAAAAAGCGATACCATTACTTTCACCAGTACCATATTTTTCAATTAATTTACCTAAACGCTCTACCCCTTCACGAGCAGTCTTAACAAATGGTAAGACAAGGTAAACCATCGAATCTTCATCTATTCCATCCTCTACTAATGGATCATGACCTAAACAGCGAGCATTTGTGGCCTCTGTTTCAGTAGCCGACATAGCAACGTTATATTCATTAATTCCTTGTTCATCCCAGCGACCTTCTGATTCATCAGCTGTTGGAGTGGCAGTCCACTTACAACCATGTCCCTTTAAATGAAGCTTTAAACCATTATATTTTGAAACATATTCTTCATCATAATCTTTTGCTTCATGGACAACAAAAGTCTTTTCATTAATGCCGCCATAACCGTCTTCATCACGAGCAATAATGGTTGAACCATCAATTGTAGCCTTTTTTCCGACAATCATTGCCGTACAGTTATCCTTGCTTTTGTTCATTGTTTTCTCCTAAATTAAATATAAAAATTAACTATTGATTAACTACCATATTACGATCTATTTTAGCCCTACCATTATTATAATCAAATACATAATCAGGCTGCACGTTATAGATATAAACGTTGAAATCCAAATTATTATTTAAACTTATAGCCTGCAAATTAATACCACGTGCCATTAATTCATTTCCCCTAAAAATTGCCGTTGCCTGAAAAATAACCTTATTTCCCTGTTTTAAGGCATTACGTACTTTTCCTTCAAAAATAGTCTGAATTTTCTGGTTAGAAAAAGCTGTTTGCGTAAATAGGTTTTTAGGATTATTTTGATCACCTGATTGATTATTAGGGTTATAAATTCCACCTTGATCGATTCCTGCAGAAACTGAATAAGCAATTAAGTGTCCACGATTATAAATTTGAGTCCCATTTTCACGATTAGAATGCCATGCAGTTGGATTAATAAACTGTCTTACACGTAAAGAATCATTCGCCACATTTCTTGGCTCTAAGAAGGCAGTATTTGAATGAGAAGTTCGGTTCAAATTATCTAAATTAGAATAGATTACTTTATTAACCTTCCAGGCATTCTTGATCAAAGTTGACTTATTATTATTTACATAGACATAGGCCTTGTCCCCGCTCTTAAAGTCTAAATTAGCTAATTTTTGATAGTCAGTACTGGACAATCCGCCATAGTTGGTATCCGCTGTTGTAGCATTCTTTACTACTTGCTGGGAATTATCTTGGTTTTGATTCGCTACTTGATTAGAAGAATTAAGCTTAAACCAACCACCCCAAATAATAATTACTAGCGCTATAATCCAGTTTGCTACTGTATTTGTCTGTTTTTTTCGATATCTTCTTCTCTTTGCCATTTATTCTTTCCCCTAACATTATTTCTTTCAGTATAGATATTTGAACGTACGTTTGCAATGTAATTAATAATTTTTTGTTTATTTAGACTGTTACAATAAACGTAATAAGTATATTGAAAACAGAAAGAAGATTAAGAATGGAATACTTTAATTTAAATGATGGAAATCGAATTCCTAAAATTGGTTTCGGAACCTATAAATTAAATGGTTCTCGTGGAGTTTTTGCTATTCAAGCTGCATTAAAGAATGGTTATCGTCTACTTGATTCTGCTGTTAATTATGAAAATGAAGGAGCAGTAGGTCGTGCTATTAAAAATAGCAGTCTAAATCGTGATGATATTTTTATAACATCTAAATTACCAGGTCGTCATCATAAATATCAGGAAGCCATAGAACAAATTCAAGAATCGCTTTATGCTGCTAATCTTGATTACTATGATCTCTATCTGATCCATTGGCCAAATCCAAAGGAGAATCATTATCTTGAAGCCTGGCAAGCCATGCTAGATGCCCAAAGATTTGGCTTAATTCGCTCAGTAGGT encodes:
- a CDS encoding C69 family dipeptidase — translated: MNKSKDNCTAMIVGKKATIDGSTIIARDEDGYGGINEKTFVVHEAKDYDEEYVSKYNGLKLHLKGHGCKWTATPTADESEGRWDEQGINEYNVAMSATETEATNARCLGHDPLVEDGIDEDSMVYLVLPFVKTAREGVERLGKLIEKYGTGESNGIAFSDHDEVWYFETGAGHQWVAQRIPEDSYAICPNIMVIQDIDFDDHDNFMYAPTIRDFVEKNHLNPSTDGKWSFRDIFGTKAEADSYYNTPRTWYGQKLFNPSVEQDPLSQEMPFIRKPEKKIGVEDVEFFLSSHYNGTEYDPMGSFASGDDKKQKMFRSIALDRNQSSCILQIRNDVPKKIAGIQWINFGFYAYSPYVPFYTNIDDTPLNYQTASHMVTPESSAYWLYKSLQVLVEPRYHQFIYQVENFRDECQSYAVSRISATDEKAGGLSGKEQTKYLTAANAETAAYITNETKKLISDLTRQALNSSKFQFERGDNL
- a CDS encoding DNA/RNA non-specific endonuclease, which translates into the protein MAKRRRYRKKQTNTVANWIIALVIIIWGGWFKLNSSNQVANQNQDNSQQVVKNATTADTNYGGLSSTDYQKLANLDFKSGDKAYVYVNNNKSTLIKNAWKVNKVIYSNLDNLNRTSHSNTAFLEPRNVANDSLRVRQFINPTAWHSNRENGTQIYNRGHLIAYSVSAGIDQGGIYNPNNQSGDQNNPKNLFTQTAFSNQKIQTIFEGKVRNALKQGNKVIFQATAIFRGNELMARGINLQAISLNNNLDFNVYIYNVQPDYVFDYNNGRAKIDRNMVVNQ